The Limanda limanda chromosome 13, fLimLim1.1, whole genome shotgun sequence genome has a window encoding:
- the ackr4a gene encoding atypical chemokine receptor 4 produces the protein MDTAEGDDYYYHDNSSFNFSYDDYPTICEKADIRSFAGYFLPIMYAMCLVVGLAGNGLVVIVYAYHKRLRTTMDAFLTHLAVADLLLLFMLPFWAADARRGWELGSVVCKVVSACYTVNFTCCMLLLACISLDRHLALARAQGKDQGSWLQRMFCRRHCSKVCFVVWATAFMLGLPDLILSEVRWGSNRNVCLAVYPPSMGGGGKSALEVAEVLLGFLVPLSVMVVCYWSMARALKGLSVESRGKKWKALRVLLIVVGVFVVTQLPYNVVKVYRMMDSVFALVTHCGTSKVLDKAAQVTKSLALTHCCLNPILYTFVGSSFRQHLTKLAKRFGEGRRKRRTRRKDVSAEGEGMEMSFNSHSASQATNTFSI, from the coding sequence ATGGATACTGCAGAGGGCGATGACTACTACTACCATGACAACAGCAGCTTCAACTTCAGCTACGACGACTACCCCACCATATGCGAGAAGGCGGACATCCGATCCTTTGCCGGCTACTTCCTCCCCATCATGTACGCCATGTGTCTGGTGGTGGGACTGGCGGGAAACGGCTTAGTCGTGATCGTGTACGCCTACCACAAACGCCTGAGGACCACCATGGATGCCTTCCTGACCCACCTGGCTGTGGCCGACCTGCTCCTGCTCTTCATGCTGCCGTTCTGGGCTGCTGACGCCCGGAGGGGCTGGGAGCTCGGGTCGGTCGTGTGTAAGGTCGTGTCGGCCTGCTACACGGTCAACTTCACCTGCTGTATGCTGCTGCTGGCCTGCATCAGCCTGGACCGCCACTTGGCTCTAGCCAGGGCGCAGGGGAAGGACCAAGGAAGCTGGCTGCAGAGGATGTTTTGCAGGAGACATTGTTCCAAGGTGTGTTTCGTCGTCTGGGCAACCGCTTTCATGCTCGGCCTTCCTGATTTAATTCTCTCCGAGGTGAGGTGGGGCTCTAATCGGAACGTCTGCCTGGCAGTCTACCCTCCGTCTATGGGCGGAGGAGGTAAATCTGCCCTGGAGGTAGCAGAGGTGCTGCTGGGCTTCCTGGTTCCCCTCTCGGTCATGGTGGTCTGTTACTGGAGCATGGCCCGAGCGCTGAAGGGTCTCTCTGTAGAAAGCAGAGGCAAGAAGTGGAAAGCTCTGCGTGTTCTTCTAATAGTGGTGGGAGTGTTTGTGGTCACACAGCTGCCTTACAACGTGGTGAAAGTCTATCGAATGATGGACTCGGTCTTCGCTCTGGTGACCCACTGCGGGACAAGTAAAGTGCTGGATAAGGCTGCTCAGGTGACGAAGAGCCTGGCCCTCACTCACTGCTGCCTCAACCCCATCCTCTACACCTTCGTGGGCTCGTCCTTCAGGCAGCACCTGACGAAACTGGCAAAGAGGTTTGGTgaggggagaagaaagaggaggacgaggagaaaaGACGTGTCTGCAGAGGGGGAAGGGATGGAGATGTCATTCAACTCCCACAGCGCGTCTCAAGCAACAAACACTTTCTCAATATGA